The genomic DNA GTTTTCTAGCTTCTACCATATCAAATGTATGGCTTGAGTGGCAAGATTTACAACTACCTACGCTACCATCAGGATAAGCATTACCGATACCATAGTTTGGCCAACCTTTTCCTGGGATTGGATATCCTTCTTTGTCAAGTTTAATCTCTAAACCGTGGCATTGGATACAACCAGTTGCAGATGGAGCATCTTTAAGGTTCTCATCACCAGCGTGGAATGGAGCGTCATTTTCATAAGGTTTTCCATTTCCTTCGTAGTGGTACATAAGTTCAACCATACCTTTTTTAGCAAACATTTGAACGCCGCCTCTTGCGTGTCCACTTTGTTCAAACTCTTTAACCTCTTTAGCGTGGCATTTTCCACAAGTTTTAGGGCTTACTAAAATACTTACGTGGTTTCCACTATCTTTAGGGTGTTCTTTTTTGATTGCCATTGGGCTATCAGCTGGAACTGCGTGACAATCCATACAACTTACACCAGCGTGAGCATGGCGTGAGCTTTTCCAGTCATTTACGATACCTGGAGTCTTCTCAGCGTGACACTCCACACATTTTTTTGCCAATGGGCTTAGGCTTCTATCAACCTTCATAACTTTTGTAAGATTGACATTTCCAACGCTTTCAGCAAAGCTAAAAGCTACCAAACAGGTTAATGCTAAAACAATTTTTTTAAGCATTGCTTATCTCCTTACTTTGTAATATTTAAATCACCAAATTTTGCTTTAAGGTGAAAACCAAGATTTTTATGTCCAACGTGCTCGTGACATTCGACACAAGTTTTGTTTATGTTTTTAGCAAAATAGTCTCTATGTGGCAAGAATGACTTCATATTGTCAGACGAAATCTTTTTAAGATCTGTGTGACAATGCAAACAGCCATCATCATAAACGTATCTCTTAGCCTCTTTTCTTCTAGCTTGCCAGTCATACTTTTCTGGATTGCCAAAAAGAGTAAGAGTACCTTCGACGATACCATTTACTGATTTTTGATACACATAATGAGCTATGTTGTCATGTGGCAAGTGACAGCTTACACATTCGGCTTTAAAGCCCACCTTGTTATTTCCACCATGAACATCGTCTTTATAGGCGTTACCCATAGGCTCCATAACGTGGCACATTGTGCAGAACTTTTCTCCACCAGTCACATAAAAAAACTGTGCTATACCAAGAGCAAATACAAGACCCACTATACCACCTATAACCAAGATGATAAAAGTAAAAAGCTTTGTCTTTCTCAACTCCACTCCCTCCCTAG from Campylobacter iguaniorum includes the following:
- a CDS encoding cytochrome c3 family protein, which encodes MRKTKLFTFIILVIGGIVGLVFALGIAQFFYVTGGEKFCTMCHVMEPMGNAYKDDVHGGNNKVGFKAECVSCHLPHDNIAHYVYQKSVNGIVEGTLTLFGNPEKYDWQARRKEAKRYVYDDGCLHCHTDLKKISSDNMKSFLPHRDYFAKNINKTCVECHEHVGHKNLGFHLKAKFGDLNITK